From Mycolicibacterium cosmeticum, a single genomic window includes:
- a CDS encoding type VII secretion-associated protein: MTTTPVVFGPATVRGPCPVPAEPVRAALAALDDRHTVVDDRAVEVDAVLGEILGTTLGDTRHDIVLICPGWWPATRLDRVRAAAAGLSPEVLVLQRPQVYRRAHPDVEVLVEIAEEFVVAGPLTDGPHTPALVVPRQGDTAEAVVSGLGEPASVLVDVPTAVTGGRTVATDIAARLRRGGTDATITGDHQLSRAATGWADTTAAIKAVGDARRRRLPWIVAAGLLAVAATTLALRDESDGGATVSVVEGRVAARVPAGWTVERITAGTGSRRVQAVEPGGNRAVLIVQSRAEADLAATAATLDTALQRQDPTVFTALRTTAQRGGRTVIGYTETRAGREIDWAVFLDGAVRIAVGCQSPPGQTAQIRAACDEVIRSAHAIS, from the coding sequence ATGACCACCACCCCAGTCGTTTTCGGTCCGGCGACCGTGCGCGGCCCCTGCCCGGTGCCGGCCGAGCCGGTGCGGGCCGCGCTGGCCGCGCTGGACGACCGGCACACCGTCGTCGACGATCGTGCGGTCGAGGTGGACGCCGTGCTGGGTGAGATCCTCGGCACCACCCTGGGTGACACCCGCCACGACATCGTTCTCATCTGCCCCGGCTGGTGGCCCGCCACCAGATTGGATCGGGTCCGCGCCGCGGCGGCCGGACTCAGCCCGGAAGTGCTTGTGCTGCAACGGCCACAGGTGTACCGGCGGGCGCACCCCGATGTCGAGGTGCTCGTCGAGATCGCCGAGGAATTCGTCGTCGCGGGCCCCTTGACCGACGGACCCCACACACCGGCGTTGGTGGTACCGCGGCAGGGCGATACGGCGGAGGCGGTGGTGTCGGGCCTCGGTGAACCGGCCTCGGTGCTCGTCGACGTGCCCACCGCGGTGACCGGTGGGCGCACCGTCGCAACCGATATCGCCGCCCGGCTGCGTCGCGGCGGCACCGACGCCACCATCACCGGCGACCACCAGCTGTCCCGGGCCGCCACCGGGTGGGCCGATACCACGGCGGCGATCAAGGCGGTCGGCGACGCACGGCGGCGCAGGCTGCCCTGGATCGTGGCCGCCGGGCTGCTGGCGGTAGCGGCGACCACGCTGGCACTGCGTGACGAATCGGACGGTGGCGCAACGGTATCGGTGGTCGAAGGCCGGGTGGCGGCCAGGGTGCCGGCCGGCTGGACCGTCGAACGGATCACCGCGGGAACGGGTTCGCGCCGGGTGCAAGCCGTCGAGCCGGGCGGCAACCGTGCCGTGCTCATCGTGCAGTCCCGGGCCGAAGCCGACCTGGCCGCGACGGCGGCGACGCTGGACACCGCGCTGCAACGGCAGGATCCCACCGTGTTCACCGCGCTGCGGACCACGGCCCAGCGTGGCGGCCGGACCGTCATCGGTTACACCGAGACCAGAGCCGGACGGGAAATCGACTGGGCCGTCTTCCTCGACGGCGCCGTGCGGATTGCCGTGGGATGTCAGAGCCCGCCGGGTCAGACCGCGCAGATCAGGGCCGCCTGCGACGAGGTGATCCGGTCCGCGCACGCGATTTCGTGA
- a CDS encoding WXG100 family type VII secretion target, which yields MASLNTDFDLMHAVAGQIDNRNEDIRAMLAAFIGRMGSVPPSVWGGAAALRFREVVDRWNAEALALHTALARIADTIRLNERTLREAGESHSQQIGAVINHL from the coding sequence ATGGCTTCGCTCAACACCGATTTCGATCTCATGCACGCGGTCGCGGGGCAGATCGACAACCGCAACGAGGACATCCGGGCGATGCTCGCAGCGTTCATCGGCCGGATGGGTTCGGTCCCGCCGTCGGTGTGGGGTGGCGCCGCGGCGCTGCGTTTCCGCGAGGTCGTCGACCGGTGGAACGCCGAAGCGCTGGCACTGCACACCGCCCTGGCCCGCATCGCCGACACCATCCGACTCAACGAACGCACCCTGCGCGAGGCCGGTGAGAGTCACTCGCAGCAGATCGGCGCCGTCATCAACCACCTGTGA
- a CDS encoding WXG100 family type VII secretion target — translation MDSTLSYNFDEIEYSVRQDIHTTSARLSAALEDLRAQIAPLQQIWTRQAAEAYRDEQLRWDQSASALQDILFRLGNAVRAGADEIAATDRQAANAWGR, via the coding sequence ATGGACAGCACGCTTTCCTACAATTTCGACGAGATCGAGTATTCGGTGCGTCAGGACATCCACACCACCTCGGCCCGGCTGAGCGCGGCGCTGGAGGATCTGCGCGCTCAGATCGCCCCGCTGCAGCAGATCTGGACCCGCCAGGCAGCCGAGGCCTACCGGGACGAACAGCTGCGCTGGGATCAGTCGGCGTCGGCACTGCAAGACATCCTGTTCCGGCTGGGCAACGCCGTGCGCGCCGGTGCGGATGAGATCGCCGCGACCGACCGGCAGGCCGCCAACGCGTGGGGGCGCTGA
- a CDS encoding helix-turn-helix domain-containing protein, with translation MHELFLAGEVDVTELEPTTVRPVVAKSWQRSLAKGVDPDFDRARPAAVASGIAKLRDSHPLAPALPVIRRLLVDDAVDAGVVVAVTSADGTLLWVEGDPKARRKAEQMNFVPGADWSERSAGTNAPGTALALDRELQIRGSEHFSRVVQPWSCTATPLHDPDTGALLGAIDLTGGPQAASSQTLALVRATALAVESHLALLRLTGCAPEPATRKPHLVVLGSDRPRWVTTDVYGHLRATMLTGRHADILVLLSRHPEGLSADHLAVLLDDKDLDVVTVRAEMSRLRKVIGAEYLASRPYRLLVPITTDIGEVFDALDLGDVEAALNAYHGPLLPQSVSPSIARLRMQVSASMRGAVLAECSRGDMAPLRRWLEMPEGRDDREGWEALRNSASIDPVGRAQAGGHLAGLDFELG, from the coding sequence GTGCACGAACTCTTCCTGGCCGGAGAGGTCGATGTCACTGAGCTGGAACCCACGACGGTGCGGCCCGTCGTTGCCAAGAGCTGGCAGCGCAGCCTCGCCAAGGGGGTTGACCCGGATTTCGACCGGGCCCGGCCCGCGGCGGTGGCGTCCGGCATCGCGAAGTTGCGTGATTCGCATCCGCTGGCGCCCGCGCTCCCCGTCATCCGCCGGCTCCTCGTCGACGACGCGGTGGATGCGGGTGTCGTCGTCGCGGTGACCTCGGCCGACGGCACCCTGCTGTGGGTGGAAGGCGACCCGAAAGCCCGCCGCAAAGCCGAACAGATGAACTTCGTGCCGGGTGCGGACTGGAGCGAGCGCAGTGCGGGGACCAACGCACCGGGCACGGCGCTGGCCCTGGACCGGGAACTGCAGATCCGCGGATCGGAGCATTTCTCCCGCGTCGTGCAGCCGTGGAGTTGCACCGCGACGCCGCTGCACGACCCCGACACCGGTGCGCTGCTCGGCGCCATCGACCTGACCGGCGGTCCCCAGGCGGCGTCGTCGCAGACCTTGGCGCTGGTCAGGGCGACCGCGCTGGCGGTCGAGAGCCACCTCGCGCTGCTGCGGTTGACGGGATGCGCGCCGGAACCGGCCACCCGCAAGCCGCACCTGGTGGTGCTGGGTTCCGACCGGCCGCGCTGGGTGACCACCGATGTGTACGGCCACCTGCGGGCCACCATGCTCACCGGCCGGCACGCCGACATCCTGGTACTGCTCAGCCGGCACCCCGAAGGCCTGTCCGCCGACCACCTGGCCGTCCTGCTCGACGACAAGGACCTGGACGTCGTGACGGTCCGGGCCGAGATGTCCCGGTTGCGCAAGGTCATCGGTGCCGAGTACCTGGCGTCCCGGCCGTACCGGCTGCTGGTGCCCATCACCACCGATATCGGCGAGGTGTTCGACGCGCTCGATCTCGGCGACGTCGAGGCCGCGCTGAACGCCTATCACGGCCCGTTGCTACCGCAGTCGGTGTCGCCGTCGATCGCCCGGCTACGCATGCAGGTGTCCGCGAGCATGCGGGGTGCGGTGCTGGCCGAGTGTTCGCGGGGCGACATGGCACCCCTGCGGCGTTGGCTGGAGATGCCGGAAGGGCGCGATGACCGGGAAGGCTGGGAGGCGCTGCGCAACAGCGCGTCGATCGACCCGGTCGGCCGCGCCCAGGCCGGCGGTCACCTGGCCGGACTCGATTTCGAACTGGGCTGA
- the adh gene encoding aldehyde dehydrogenase, producing the protein MTVYARPGAEGALMSFKSRYENFIGGQWVAPVGGRYFENRTPVTGQVFCEIPRSDEADVEAALDAAHAAAPGWGKSSPAQRAVLLNKIADRIEENLESIALAESWDNGKPIRETLNADIPLAIDHFRYFAGAIRAQEGTLSEIDEDTVAYHFHEPLGVVGQIIPWNFPILMAVWKLAPALAAGNAVVLKPAEQTPASILFLFELIGDLLPAGVVNIVNGFGVEAGKPLASSNRIAKIAFTGETTTGRLIMQYASQNLIPVTLELGGKSPNIFFNDVLAENDAYQDKALEGFTMFALNQGEVCTCPSRSLIQADIYDEFLALAAVRTKAVRQGDPLDTETMIGAQASNDQLEKILSYIEIGKSEGAQVVTGGERAQLGGDLNGGYYVAPTIFTGNNKMRIFQEEIFGPVVAVTSFTDYEDAISLANDTLYGLGAGVWSRNGNTAYRAGRDIKAGRVWTNCYHQYPAHAAFGGYKQSGIGRENHHMMLDHYQQTKNLLVSYSETAAGFF; encoded by the coding sequence ATGACGGTGTATGCACGCCCGGGCGCTGAGGGCGCTTTGATGTCTTTCAAGTCTCGTTATGAGAATTTCATCGGGGGGCAGTGGGTGGCGCCTGTTGGGGGCCGGTATTTCGAGAATCGGACGCCGGTGACGGGGCAGGTGTTTTGTGAGATTCCGCGTTCGGATGAGGCCGATGTGGAGGCGGCGTTGGATGCTGCGCATGCGGCGGCGCCGGGGTGGGGTAAGTCCAGCCCGGCGCAGCGGGCGGTGTTGTTGAACAAGATCGCTGATCGGATCGAGGAGAATCTGGAGTCGATCGCGTTGGCGGAGTCCTGGGATAACGGGAAGCCGATCCGGGAGACGCTGAATGCCGATATTCCGTTGGCGATCGATCATTTCCGGTATTTCGCGGGGGCGATCCGCGCGCAGGAGGGCACGCTCTCGGAGATCGATGAGGACACGGTGGCGTATCACTTCCATGAGCCGTTGGGGGTGGTAGGGCAGATCATTCCGTGGAATTTCCCGATTTTGATGGCGGTGTGGAAGTTGGCGCCGGCGTTGGCGGCCGGGAATGCGGTGGTGCTCAAGCCGGCCGAGCAGACCCCGGCTTCGATTCTGTTCTTGTTCGAGTTGATCGGGGATTTGTTGCCGGCGGGGGTGGTCAACATTGTGAACGGGTTCGGGGTGGAGGCCGGTAAGCCGTTGGCGTCCTCGAACCGGATCGCCAAGATCGCGTTCACCGGGGAGACGACCACGGGCCGGTTGATCATGCAGTACGCCAGCCAGAACCTGATCCCGGTCACGTTGGAGTTGGGGGGTAAGTCGCCGAATATTTTCTTCAACGATGTGTTGGCCGAGAATGATGCGTATCAGGACAAGGCGTTGGAGGGGTTCACGATGTTCGCCCTGAATCAGGGTGAGGTGTGCACGTGCCCGTCGCGCAGTCTGATTCAGGCCGACATCTACGACGAATTCCTCGCACTCGCCGCGGTCCGGACGAAGGCGGTGCGGCAGGGGGATCCGTTGGATACCGAGACGATGATCGGGGCGCAGGCCTCCAATGATCAGTTGGAGAAGATTCTGTCCTATATCGAGATCGGTAAGAGTGAGGGTGCGCAGGTGGTGACCGGGGGTGAGCGCGCGCAGCTCGGGGGTGATCTCAATGGTGGTTATTATGTGGCGCCCACGATTTTCACCGGGAACAACAAGATGCGGATTTTCCAGGAGGAGATTTTCGGGCCGGTGGTGGCGGTGACGTCGTTCACTGATTATGAGGATGCGATCTCGTTGGCCAATGACACCCTGTACGGGTTGGGGGCCGGGGTGTGGAGCCGCAACGGTAACACCGCGTATCGGGCCGGGCGTGATATCAAGGCCGGTCGGGTGTGGACGAACTGCTATCACCAGTACCCCGCCCATGCCGCATTCGGTGGGTACAAGCAGTCCGGTATTGGTCGGGAAAACCACCATATGATGCTCGATCACTACCAGCAGACCAAGAACCTGCTGGTCAGCTACAGCGAAACCGCCGCCGGCTTCTTCTGA
- a CDS encoding DUF779 domain-containing protein has product MTPRVLITRPAGELLVHLQKRHGPLMFHQSGAGGDGSSPMCYLVGEFPIGDSDVLLGMLDVVSERQPFGVPVWVSGPQYPVWEHTQMVIDVVAGRGAGFSLEAGEGVRFLSRARIVSGLENTTCGAEEPDQTRAQHLNG; this is encoded by the coding sequence ATGACACCTCGGGTCCTGATCACTCGACCGGCCGGGGAGCTGTTGGTTCACCTGCAGAAACGCCACGGCCCGTTGATGTTTCACCAGTCCGGTGCGGGCGGCGACGGTTCGTCGCCGATGTGTTACCTGGTGGGCGAGTTCCCGATCGGCGACAGCGACGTGCTGCTCGGCATGCTCGACGTGGTCTCCGAACGCCAACCGTTCGGGGTCCCGGTGTGGGTGTCCGGCCCGCAGTACCCGGTCTGGGAGCACACCCAGATGGTCATCGACGTCGTCGCGGGCCGGGGAGCCGGGTTTAGCCTCGAAGCCGGAGAAGGCGTGCGATTCTTGTCGCGGGCCCGCATCGTCAGCGGGCTGGAGAACACGACATGCGGTGCGGAAGAACCCGATCAGACTCGGGCTCAACACCTTAACGGTTAG
- the glpK gene encoding glycerol kinase GlpK: MIFDHAGAEVGRHQLEHEQILPQAGWVEHNPVEIWERTASVLTSVLNNTNLQPDDIAALGITNQRETSLVWNKHTGRPYYNAIVWQDTRTDRIASALDRDGRGDVIRRKAGLPPATYFSGGKIQWILENVDGVREAAEKGDAIFGTSDSWVVWNLTGGPRGGVHVTDVTNASRTMLMNLETLDWDDELLSFFGIPRQMLPQIRPSSSPEPYGTTLATGPMGGEVPVTGILGDQQAAMVGQVCLSAGEAKNTYGTGNFLLLNTGEKIVRSDNGLLTTVCYQFGDAKPVYALEGSIAVTGSAVQWLRDQLGIISGAAQSEALARQVADNGGVYFVPAFSGLFAPYWRSDARGAIVGLSRFNTNAHVARATLEAICYQSRDVVDAMEADSGVHLEVLKVDGGITANELCMQIQADVLGVDVVKPVVAETTALGAAYAAGLAVGFWSDPYDLRANWQEDKRWSPSWSEDQRAQGYAGWQKAVSRTLDWVDVS, encoded by the coding sequence ATGATCTTCGATCATGCCGGTGCCGAGGTGGGGCGCCATCAGCTCGAACACGAGCAGATCCTGCCCCAGGCCGGCTGGGTGGAACACAACCCGGTGGAAATCTGGGAACGCACGGCGTCGGTGCTGACCTCGGTGCTCAACAACACCAACCTGCAGCCGGACGACATTGCGGCGCTGGGCATCACCAACCAGCGCGAAACGTCGCTGGTGTGGAACAAGCACACCGGCAGGCCGTACTACAACGCCATCGTGTGGCAGGACACCCGCACCGACCGGATCGCCTCGGCGCTGGACCGCGACGGCCGCGGCGACGTCATCCGCCGCAAGGCGGGTCTACCGCCGGCCACCTACTTCTCCGGCGGCAAGATCCAGTGGATCCTGGAAAACGTCGACGGCGTGCGGGAGGCGGCCGAGAAGGGTGACGCCATCTTCGGCACCAGCGACAGCTGGGTGGTGTGGAACCTGACCGGCGGTCCTCGTGGTGGCGTCCACGTCACCGACGTCACCAACGCCAGCCGCACCATGCTGATGAACCTGGAAACCCTGGACTGGGACGACGAACTGTTGTCCTTCTTCGGCATTCCGCGGCAGATGCTGCCGCAGATCCGGCCGTCCTCGTCCCCGGAGCCGTACGGGACCACGCTGGCCACCGGACCGATGGGCGGCGAAGTGCCGGTGACCGGCATCCTCGGCGATCAACAGGCCGCGATGGTCGGCCAGGTGTGCCTGTCGGCCGGTGAAGCCAAGAACACCTACGGCACAGGCAACTTCCTGCTGCTCAACACCGGTGAGAAGATCGTGCGCTCGGACAACGGGCTGCTGACCACCGTGTGCTACCAGTTCGGGGATGCCAAACCGGTGTACGCCCTCGAAGGGTCCATCGCCGTGACGGGTTCGGCGGTGCAGTGGCTGCGCGACCAACTGGGCATCATCAGCGGTGCCGCGCAGAGCGAGGCGCTGGCCAGGCAGGTCGCCGACAACGGCGGCGTGTACTTCGTGCCGGCGTTCTCCGGACTGTTCGCGCCGTACTGGCGGTCGGACGCCCGCGGCGCCATCGTCGGGCTGTCGCGGTTCAACACCAACGCACACGTGGCGCGCGCGACGCTGGAGGCGATCTGCTACCAGAGCCGCGATGTCGTCGACGCGATGGAGGCCGACTCCGGCGTGCACCTGGAGGTGCTCAAGGTGGACGGCGGGATCACCGCCAACGAGTTGTGCATGCAGATCCAGGCCGACGTGCTGGGTGTCGACGTGGTGAAACCCGTTGTGGCCGAGACGACCGCGCTCGGTGCCGCCTATGCCGCGGGGCTGGCCGTCGGTTTCTGGAGCGATCCGTACGACCTGCGGGCCAATTGGCAGGAGGACAAACGCTGGTCGCCGTCGTGGTCGGAAGACCAGCGGGCGCAAGGCTACGCGGGCTGGCAGAAGGCTGTTTCGCGGACCCTGGACTGGGTGGACGTGTCCTGA
- a CDS encoding GlcG/HbpS family heme-binding protein, translated as MTSISLPDATRVVEAAIEKAREIGQPMNIAVVDDGGHLVAFVRMDGAIKASIDISIRKARTSILMNAPTGALTAIVQPGAELYGLEQTCGGLVIFGGGIPLTVDGVVVGAIGVSAGSVDQDVSVAEAGVAAL; from the coding sequence ATGACATCCATCAGCCTGCCCGACGCCACCCGAGTGGTCGAGGCCGCGATCGAGAAGGCCCGCGAGATCGGGCAGCCGATGAACATCGCCGTCGTCGACGACGGTGGTCATCTGGTGGCGTTCGTCAGGATGGATGGTGCCATCAAGGCCAGCATCGACATCTCGATCCGCAAGGCGCGCACGTCGATTCTGATGAACGCGCCCACCGGCGCGCTCACCGCAATCGTCCAGCCCGGCGCGGAACTCTATGGGCTGGAACAGACCTGTGGCGGCTTGGTCATCTTCGGCGGTGGCATCCCGCTGACGGTCGACGGTGTGGTGGTCGGCGCGATCGGCGTGAGCGCCGGGAGTGTCGACCAGGATGTCAGCGTGGCCGAGGCCGGCGTCGCCGCCCTCTAG
- a CDS encoding MIP/aquaporin family protein — protein sequence MSNIDIFVWEFLGTAVLCLLGNGSVAAVVLKNSFSHGGGGDWVVIVVGWGFAVFAGASIAGPSGAHINPAVTLAVAMSGGVPWSSVPVYWAAQLLGGFVGAWLCWAAFKLQFDNMDDNSGTRGIFCTSPAVRGIPWNIVTEVIATFVLVFWILTNPQINTSLGYAAVSFVVITIGFGLGGPTGYAINPARDLGPRLAYALMPIKGKANAGWDYAWVPVVAPLIGAAVAAGLAGLLPG from the coding sequence GTGTCGAATATCGACATCTTCGTCTGGGAGTTCCTGGGCACCGCGGTGCTGTGCCTGCTCGGGAACGGCTCGGTGGCCGCGGTGGTACTGAAGAACTCGTTCTCGCACGGCGGAGGCGGCGACTGGGTGGTCATCGTGGTCGGCTGGGGCTTCGCCGTGTTCGCCGGCGCCAGCATCGCCGGTCCGTCCGGGGCCCACATCAACCCCGCCGTCACCCTCGCGGTCGCCATGTCCGGCGGGGTGCCCTGGTCGTCGGTCCCGGTGTACTGGGCGGCGCAGCTGCTGGGCGGCTTCGTCGGCGCCTGGTTGTGCTGGGCCGCATTCAAACTGCAATTCGACAACATGGACGACAACTCCGGTACCCGCGGGATCTTCTGCACCTCGCCGGCCGTGCGGGGCATCCCGTGGAACATCGTCACCGAGGTGATCGCCACGTTTGTGCTGGTGTTCTGGATCCTGACCAACCCGCAGATCAACACGAGCCTGGGCTACGCGGCGGTGTCGTTCGTGGTCATCACCATCGGCTTCGGGCTCGGCGGCCCCACCGGCTACGCCATCAACCCGGCCCGTGACCTCGGGCCGCGGCTGGCCTACGCGCTGATGCCGATCAAGGGCAAGGCCAACGCCGGTTGGGACTACGCCTGGGTGCCGGTGGTGGCCCCGTTGATCGGTGCCGCCGTGGCTGCCGGGCTGGCCGGGCTGCTTCCCGGATAG
- the cobA gene encoding uroporphyrinogen-III C-methyltransferase: MADGAGGDIALRLPVRGRAVTVAGSNDRALAVVGALVSAGAAVTVISARPAAYLSDLADRGLITLRQRDFEATDLDMAELLFAHTGVAATDRTIAELARLQGLFCVVADEPEVRPDRERSGRVIVVGGGPGDPGLLTVAGRDALGRADVVVADRLAPVGVLNELAPQAQIVDVSKIPGGRRTEQGDINAMLIEHARAGRTVVRLKGGDGFVFGRGGEEADECARAGITVEVIPGVSSAIAAPAAALIPVTHRGLTQGFTVVSGHVPPEHPDCTVDYAALARANTTIVLMMAVANLGEITRALLDGGLAAGTPAAVIADGTLAGQRVIRADLATIAAAARSAAVRPPATTVIGAVAGFVPGRADRPLAAQLSG, encoded by the coding sequence ATGGCTGACGGCGCGGGCGGCGATATCGCGCTGCGCCTGCCGGTGCGCGGACGCGCGGTGACGGTGGCCGGATCGAACGACCGCGCACTGGCCGTCGTCGGCGCGCTGGTGTCGGCCGGGGCCGCGGTGACCGTGATATCGGCCCGGCCCGCCGCGTACCTGTCCGATCTCGCCGATCGCGGCCTGATCACGTTGCGGCAGCGCGATTTCGAGGCAACCGATCTCGACATGGCCGAACTGCTGTTCGCGCATACCGGTGTCGCCGCGACCGATCGCACCATCGCCGAACTCGCCCGCCTGCAGGGGCTGTTCTGCGTCGTCGCCGACGAACCCGAGGTGCGTCCCGACCGGGAACGGTCCGGACGGGTGATCGTGGTCGGCGGTGGGCCCGGTGATCCGGGGCTGCTCACCGTGGCCGGCCGGGATGCCCTCGGCCGTGCCGACGTGGTGGTCGCCGACCGGCTGGCGCCGGTGGGTGTGCTCAACGAGCTTGCGCCGCAGGCACAGATCGTCGACGTGTCGAAGATTCCTGGCGGCCGCCGGACCGAGCAGGGCGATATCAACGCGATGTTGATCGAGCACGCCCGCGCCGGGCGCACGGTGGTGCGACTCAAGGGCGGCGACGGGTTCGTGTTCGGCCGCGGCGGTGAGGAGGCCGACGAATGCGCACGGGCCGGGATCACCGTCGAGGTGATTCCCGGTGTCAGCTCGGCAATCGCCGCGCCCGCGGCGGCGTTGATCCCGGTCACCCATCGCGGCCTCACCCAGGGCTTCACCGTGGTGTCCGGCCATGTGCCGCCCGAGCATCCGGATTGCACGGTGGACTATGCCGCGCTGGCGCGGGCGAACACCACGATCGTGCTGATGATGGCGGTGGCCAACCTCGGCGAGATCACCCGCGCGTTGTTGGACGGCGGGTTGGCCGCGGGCACCCCGGCGGCCGTGATCGCCGACGGCACGCTGGCCGGCCAGCGGGTGATCCGGGCGGATCTGGCGACGATCGCCGCGGCCGCGCGCTCGGCGGCGGTGCGGCCGCCGGCGACCACCGTCATCGGTGCGGTGGCGGGTTTCGTGCCGGGGCGTGCCGACCGTCCGCTGGCCGCGCAATTGAGCGGCTGA
- a CDS encoding response regulator transcription factor: MNDELLRHGLMHVAGQGDAIALVADLEHGPGLAERLRALAPDLLVVGAEAAGELPALLTELDPAPKVVAVIDGDDPREPALPLIRAGVDGVVDRRSPSADLLDTIDRVIDGRSALDARSADTLITELRAQAEPGYARLLTRREGEVLGLLTNGLDNRAIAATLFISEATVKFHLHNIMDKFGVHSRAALVATVLRGRHG, translated from the coding sequence ATGAACGACGAGTTGCTCAGGCACGGCCTGATGCACGTCGCCGGGCAGGGGGACGCCATCGCACTGGTCGCCGACCTCGAGCACGGTCCCGGCCTAGCGGAACGGTTGCGCGCGCTGGCCCCCGACCTGCTGGTGGTGGGCGCCGAAGCGGCCGGCGAGCTGCCGGCGCTGCTCACCGAACTCGATCCGGCACCCAAGGTGGTGGCGGTGATCGACGGTGACGACCCCCGCGAACCCGCCCTCCCGCTGATCCGGGCCGGGGTCGACGGCGTGGTGGACCGCCGGTCCCCGTCGGCCGATCTGCTCGACACCATCGACCGGGTGATCGACGGCCGCAGCGCACTCGACGCGCGCAGCGCCGACACCCTCATCACCGAACTGCGGGCCCAGGCCGAACCGGGTTACGCACGCCTGCTCACCCGCCGCGAGGGGGAAGTGCTGGGCCTGCTCACCAACGGTCTGGACAACCGGGCGATCGCCGCCACGCTGTTCATCTCGGAGGCGACGGTGAAGTTCCATCTGCACAACATCATGGACAAGTTCGGGGTGCACAGCCGGGCCGCCCTGGTGGCCACCGTGCTGCGGGGGCGCCATGGCTGA
- a CDS encoding (2Fe-2S)-binding protein, whose protein sequence is MSGGGTPGGAELAGLAGLGEYFTLPALEGTVSDTEWCSLADLFTDTVLTDHVRRTHAAMTTASGCPPQQIPVRVAASSFQLGVAARLLSPVIGAALCLGAVPVLDLHSLRWQPSLTHTPRFAVTGPDWADTGAADAIAATVVPALIDLGARLDRLFALSTRVTLGNIASAANGAVTVLGMSRPELLVAGRALVRALLHTAALAGSGSFTGDRFTRRSCCLYYQVPRSGLCGDCVLVTSQPGGAD, encoded by the coding sequence ATGAGCGGCGGCGGCACACCGGGCGGCGCCGAGCTGGCCGGATTGGCCGGGCTCGGCGAGTACTTCACGCTGCCCGCCCTGGAGGGAACCGTATCGGACACCGAATGGTGTTCACTGGCAGACCTTTTCACCGACACCGTGCTGACCGATCACGTCCGGCGCACGCACGCGGCGATGACGACGGCGTCCGGCTGCCCGCCGCAACAGATCCCCGTCCGGGTGGCGGCGTCGTCGTTCCAGCTGGGTGTGGCGGCACGGCTGCTGTCACCGGTGATCGGGGCGGCGCTGTGCCTCGGGGCCGTCCCCGTGCTCGACCTGCACTCGCTGCGCTGGCAACCGTCGCTCACCCACACCCCGCGGTTCGCCGTCACGGGCCCGGACTGGGCCGACACCGGCGCGGCGGATGCCATCGCGGCGACCGTGGTGCCGGCGCTGATCGACCTCGGCGCCCGTCTGGATCGGTTGTTCGCGCTGTCCACCCGAGTCACCCTGGGCAATATCGCCTCGGCGGCCAACGGTGCGGTGACGGTGCTCGGGATGAGCAGGCCCGAACTGCTGGTTGCGGGCCGTGCCCTGGTCCGGGCGCTGCTCCACACCGCAGCGCTGGCCGGCAGCGGCAGCTTCACCGGCGACCGGTTCACCCGGCGCAGCTGCTGTCTGTACTACCAGGTGCCGCGGTCGGGGCTGTGCGGCGACTGTGTGCTGGTCACGTCACAGCCGGGCGGCGCCGACTGA
- a CDS encoding diol dehydratase small subunit — translation MTEPTLDPATDYPLSVHRRDLLFTPNGKSIEAITIDAVVAGDIEATDLRITPDTLRLQAQISEKVGRPQLGANLRRAAEMTAIPDARVLEIYNALRPNASTKAELEAIADELTTRYDAAHLAALVLEAADVYERRDILATSE, via the coding sequence ATGACGGAACCCACCCTGGACCCCGCGACCGACTACCCGCTCAGTGTCCACCGGCGCGATCTGCTGTTCACCCCCAACGGCAAATCCATCGAAGCCATCACGATCGACGCTGTGGTCGCCGGCGACATCGAGGCGACCGACCTGCGCATCACCCCCGACACGCTGCGCTTGCAGGCCCAGATCTCGGAGAAGGTGGGCCGGCCGCAGCTGGGGGCGAACCTGCGGCGCGCGGCCGAGATGACCGCCATCCCGGACGCCAGGGTGCTGGAGATCTACAACGCGTTGCGGCCGAACGCCTCGACCAAGGCCGAGCTCGAGGCCATCGCCGACGAACTGACCACCCGATATGACGCCGCGCACCTTGCCGCCCTGGTGCTCGAGGCGGCCGATGTCTACGAGCGCCGCGACATCCTGGCCACCAGCGAATAG